The Psychroflexus sp. ALD_RP9 region GCAGCTGTTCAATTACTTGAAGCAGCTAAGCAGAAGAAAGGATCGGGAGAGCCAAATAGGCTTAAAGTTTCAGCAGTTACTTGGGATCAGATTAAAACTATCGCCGAAGATAAGATGCAAGACCTCAATGCTTTTACTGTAGAATCAGCAATGAAAATGGTTGCTGGTACAGCGCGATCAATGGGTATAACAGTTAAAGGTGATGCACCATTCAAAAACTAATTGAAGATGGCAAAAGTTACAAAAAAGAGAAAAGAGGCATTAAGTAAGATTGATCAATCAACTACTTATACGGTTGCTCAGGCGACTGAACTATTAAAAGATGTCGTGTCTGCTAACTTTGATGAGTCAGTTGAGTTAGCTGTGAAACTTAATGTTGATCCTAGAAAGGCTAA contains the following coding sequences:
- the rplK gene encoding 50S ribosomal protein L11, whose amino-acid sequence is MAKEVSKVVKLQVRGGAANPSPPVGPALGAAGVNIMEFCKQFNGRTQDKAGKVLPVVITVYKDKSFDFVIKTPPAAVQLLEAAKQKKGSGEPNRLKVSAVTWDQIKTIAEDKMQDLNAFTVESAMKMVAGTARSMGITVKGDAPFKN